A single genomic interval of Pelagerythrobacter marensis harbors:
- a CDS encoding pyridoxal-dependent decarboxylase, exosortase A system-associated, producing MKPLGPIPAGFTAIDGELAIDGRKASDLVTEAGDTPLFVYSGAMLARRIADLRAAMPPRLKLHYAIKANPYPPLLAFMAGRVDGFDVASGGELAMLEAAGIAPDRVSFAGPGKRDRELEQAITSGCTINLESEGEARRALEIAGRTGHRPRLAIRVNPSFELRGSGMKMGGGAKQFGIDEDRVPALGRELIAAGAQWCGLHIFTGSQALDAEAIVETQANVLALADRLAGEIGEPIPKLNMGGGFGIPYFHGDRPLDIAAIGAALAERFAGLPPSLAETELCIELGRYLVGEAGVYLARIVDRKVSHGHTFLITDGGLHHQLAASGNFGTVVRRNYPLAIATRFDAAPEEEASVVGCLCTPLDRLADAAHLPRAEVGDLVAVFCAGAYGATASPARFLGQGPALEMLVPPARR from the coding sequence GTGAAGCCGCTGGGCCCGATCCCGGCCGGCTTCACGGCCATCGACGGCGAGCTTGCGATCGACGGACGCAAGGCGAGCGATCTCGTCACCGAGGCGGGCGATACCCCGCTGTTCGTCTATTCGGGCGCCATGCTCGCCCGGCGCATCGCCGACCTTCGCGCTGCGATGCCGCCGCGGCTCAAGCTGCACTATGCGATCAAGGCCAATCCTTACCCGCCGTTGCTGGCGTTCATGGCCGGCCGGGTGGACGGGTTCGATGTCGCATCGGGCGGCGAGCTGGCGATGCTGGAAGCGGCCGGGATAGCGCCGGACCGGGTCAGCTTTGCCGGCCCGGGCAAGCGCGATCGCGAGCTGGAGCAAGCGATAACAAGCGGTTGCACGATCAATCTCGAATCGGAGGGAGAAGCACGGCGTGCGCTGGAGATCGCCGGGCGGACGGGGCACCGCCCGCGTCTGGCGATCCGGGTCAATCCCTCGTTCGAGCTGCGCGGCTCCGGCATGAAGATGGGCGGCGGCGCGAAGCAATTCGGGATCGACGAGGATCGCGTGCCGGCTCTGGGGCGGGAGTTGATCGCCGCCGGGGCGCAATGGTGCGGCCTGCATATCTTCACCGGCAGCCAGGCGCTCGATGCCGAAGCGATCGTCGAAACGCAGGCCAACGTTCTCGCGCTGGCGGATCGCCTGGCAGGAGAAATCGGCGAGCCGATCCCGAAGCTCAACATGGGCGGTGGCTTCGGCATTCCCTATTTCCACGGCGACAGGCCGCTCGACATCGCGGCGATCGGCGCGGCCTTGGCGGAGCGTTTCGCCGGCCTGCCGCCGAGCCTTGCGGAAACCGAACTCTGCATCGAACTGGGCCGCTATCTCGTCGGCGAAGCCGGCGTCTACCTTGCCCGGATCGTGGACCGGAAGGTGAGCCACGGGCACACGTTTCTGATCACCGACGGGGGGCTGCACCACCAGCTCGCCGCATCGGGCAATTTCGGCACCGTCGTGCGCCGCAACTATCCGCTGGCGATCGCAACCCGCTTCGATGCCGCGCCGGAGGAAGAGGCAAGCGTGGTCGGGTGTCTTTGCACCCCGCTCGACCGGCTGGCGGACGCGGCCCATCTGCCGCGTGCCGAGGTTGGCGATCTCGTCGCGGTGTTCTGTGCCGGCGCCTATGGCGCGACCGCCTCGCCTGCCCGGTTCCTCGGGCAGGGCCCGGCGCTCGAGATGCTTGTCCCGCCCGCGCGGCGTTAA
- a CDS encoding GNAT family N-acetyltransferase, with protein sequence MQGTIPPVACPFDRPEWFALLADSGMPPIFALAEDGGEQAALPLTRANGRLEALRNWYSFTWRPLGTGGPDRERLLIALARDLRQRAHRVTLWPVPDEDGSATRLERAFRGGGWRVVREQCDHNHVLEVKGRSFAEYWSARPGRMRTTLKRKGKRVDVTIRERFDADDWAAYEAIYAESWKPDEETPGLLRRFAQQEGDAGRIRLAVAKHQGVPVAAQFWTVEGGTAYIHKLAHREAHKALSAGTTLTAALFEHVIDRDRVEWVDFGTGNDPYKADWMEIVRPRFRIDCLDPRQPRAWPLLAKRLVRRLAPGARQG encoded by the coding sequence TTGCAAGGGACCATTCCACCGGTCGCCTGTCCGTTCGACCGGCCCGAATGGTTCGCGCTGCTGGCGGACAGCGGTATGCCCCCGATCTTCGCGCTGGCCGAGGACGGTGGAGAGCAGGCCGCGCTGCCGCTGACCCGCGCCAATGGCCGGCTGGAGGCGCTGCGCAACTGGTACAGCTTCACTTGGCGCCCGCTCGGCACCGGGGGCCCCGATCGCGAACGCCTGCTGATCGCGCTGGCCCGCGATCTTCGCCAGCGCGCCCACCGGGTGACTCTCTGGCCCGTTCCCGACGAGGACGGCTCGGCCACCCGGCTCGAACGCGCATTTCGCGGCGGCGGCTGGCGCGTGGTGCGCGAACAGTGCGATCACAATCACGTCCTCGAAGTCAAAGGCCGCAGCTTTGCCGAATACTGGTCCGCGCGGCCCGGGCGTATGCGCACCACGCTCAAGCGCAAGGGCAAGCGGGTCGACGTCACGATCCGCGAGCGCTTCGATGCGGACGACTGGGCGGCCTACGAGGCGATCTATGCCGAAAGCTGGAAGCCGGACGAGGAGACGCCCGGCCTTCTGCGCCGTTTCGCGCAGCAGGAAGGCGATGCGGGCCGCATCCGGCTCGCCGTGGCCAAGCACCAGGGCGTGCCGGTGGCGGCGCAGTTCTGGACCGTGGAGGGCGGCACGGCCTATATTCACAAACTGGCCCACCGCGAAGCGCACAAGGCGCTTTCGGCCGGAACGACTCTGACCGCCGCGCTGTTCGAACACGTCATCGATCGCGACCGCGTGGAATGGGTCGATTTCGGGACCGGGAACGATCCCTACAAGGCGGACTGGATGGAGATCGTTCGGCCGCGCTTCCGCATCGATTGCCTCGACCCGCGCCAGCCCCGCGCCTGGCCGCTTCTGGCAAAGCGCCTC
- a CDS encoding acyl-CoA ligase (AMP-forming), exosortase A system-associated codes for MPDAPDPNPMPLDHLAERGEASAPALVLREGTLSYKALRTRVARMAAWLQAKVPARGARVASWAAKGELTCLLPLACARAGLVHVPINPLLKRAQVAHILADSGAALLMATAARVQSLEEGDVPPGCAVMAEADALAGIAGCDGALAPSQADPDELAAILYTSGSTGRPKGVMLSHANMWLGAVSVAHYLGIESDDVTLAVLPLSFDYGQNQLLNSWYAGASVVPLDYLFPRDVAKACARHGVTTLAAVPPLWVQLTELEWPGDAVASIRRLTNTGGALTVDLVRNLRGIFPQAKLFPMYGLTEAFRSTYLDPALVDSHPTSMGTAVPFAEILVIGDDGQVTGPGEEGELVHCGPLVAQGYWQDAERTAERFRPAPAQSRYGGTAVWSGDRVKRDADGLLYFVGRRDAMIKSAGNRISPQEVEDAAIATGLVAEAVALGVPDARLGQAVHLVARAAAGADDAAERLPLALAKELPNFMQPQAIHWREALPVNPNGKLDRTAIARELGA; via the coding sequence ATGCCCGACGCACCCGACCCGAACCCCATGCCGCTCGACCATCTCGCCGAACGCGGCGAGGCGAGTGCGCCTGCGCTGGTGCTGCGCGAGGGCACGCTTAGCTACAAGGCCTTAAGAACCCGTGTCGCCCGCATGGCGGCATGGCTTCAGGCAAAGGTGCCCGCGCGCGGCGCGCGTGTGGCGAGCTGGGCGGCGAAAGGGGAGCTGACCTGCCTCCTCCCTCTCGCCTGTGCGCGTGCGGGGCTGGTCCATGTGCCGATCAATCCATTGCTCAAGCGTGCGCAGGTCGCGCACATTCTGGCCGACAGCGGCGCCGCGCTGCTCATGGCGACCGCCGCGCGCGTGCAATCGCTGGAGGAAGGCGACGTGCCGCCGGGCTGCGCGGTCATGGCGGAAGCGGATGCGCTGGCGGGAATCGCCGGGTGCGATGGCGCGCTGGCGCCTTCTCAGGCGGACCCGGATGAACTGGCCGCCATTCTCTATACCAGCGGTTCCACCGGTCGCCCCAAGGGTGTGATGCTGAGCCATGCCAACATGTGGTTGGGGGCGGTCAGCGTTGCGCACTACCTCGGCATCGAAAGCGACGACGTCACGCTCGCGGTTCTGCCGCTGTCTTTCGATTACGGTCAGAACCAGCTGCTCAACAGCTGGTATGCCGGGGCCAGCGTGGTGCCGCTGGACTATCTGTTCCCGCGCGACGTCGCGAAAGCCTGCGCTCGCCATGGCGTAACCACGCTTGCCGCCGTGCCGCCATTGTGGGTGCAGCTGACCGAACTGGAATGGCCGGGCGATGCCGTGGCATCGATCCGGCGGCTGACCAATACCGGCGGTGCGCTGACTGTCGATCTTGTGCGAAATTTGCGCGGTATCTTCCCGCAGGCAAAGCTTTTTCCGATGTACGGCCTGACCGAGGCGTTCCGTTCCACATATCTCGATCCGGCGCTGGTGGACAGTCATCCGACATCGATGGGAACCGCCGTCCCCTTTGCCGAAATCCTTGTGATCGGCGACGACGGACAGGTAACCGGCCCGGGCGAAGAGGGCGAACTGGTGCATTGCGGCCCGCTGGTGGCGCAGGGCTATTGGCAGGATGCAGAGCGCACCGCCGAACGGTTCCGCCCCGCGCCGGCGCAATCGCGCTATGGCGGCACCGCCGTATGGTCGGGCGACCGGGTGAAACGCGACGCGGACGGCTTGCTCTACTTCGTCGGCCGCCGCGATGCCATGATCAAGAGCGCGGGCAATCGTATCAGCCCGCAAGAGGTGGAGGACGCGGCGATCGCCACCGGACTGGTCGCGGAAGCCGTCGCGCTGGGCGTCCCCGATGCGCGCCTGGGGCAGGCGGTCCATCTCGTCGCGCGCGCCGCGGCGGGTGCCGACGATGCGGCGGAGCGGCTTCCGCTCGCGCTTGCGAAGGAATTGCCCAACTTCATGCAGCCGCAGGCCATCCACTGGCGCGAGGCGCTGCCCGTCAATCCCAACGGCAAGCTCGACCGGACCGCGATCGCGCGGGAGCTGGGCGCGTGA
- a CDS encoding capsular biosynthesis protein — MTEHRKIPSPSGEKKESSLLERASGAFGFDPFKPAPVPHRLADDTMKRAKVRRKPSGTAAKDAKEEPAEDRDTGPAAPQDDVGADRAPETAAPATGLPAEVPPSSMTIERQIGAVALQGKRFPVDRELLREQGLIVPEGAVNALLEEFRIVKRRVLEAADEAGTARSRRVLICSPHTGEGKTFCASNLAIALAAERDREVLLIDADFAKPSILSTFGLPRGPGFMDSLADERAVPEDLVIGTDIPGLWVLPAGDQTNVDSEYLSSRRTAEVLDRLTIGAPNRILIFDSPPALAASPAAELARHVGQAILVARADATSQSALEDAVELLSGCPDVKLMLNDAHFSPSGRKFGTYYGYGE; from the coding sequence ATGACCGAACACAGGAAAATACCCTCTCCCTCCGGCGAGAAGAAGGAAAGCTCGCTGCTGGAACGTGCCAGCGGCGCGTTCGGCTTCGATCCCTTCAAGCCGGCGCCGGTGCCGCACCGCCTGGCCGACGATACGATGAAGCGGGCCAAAGTGCGGCGCAAGCCATCCGGGACGGCCGCGAAAGACGCGAAGGAAGAGCCTGCCGAAGATCGCGATACCGGACCCGCCGCTCCGCAGGACGATGTCGGCGCGGACCGCGCACCCGAAACGGCCGCGCCGGCGACCGGCCTGCCGGCCGAGGTGCCGCCTTCCAGCATGACGATCGAGCGCCAGATCGGCGCCGTCGCGCTGCAGGGCAAGCGTTTCCCGGTCGATCGCGAACTGCTCCGCGAACAGGGGCTGATCGTTCCCGAAGGGGCGGTCAACGCGCTGCTGGAAGAATTCCGTATCGTGAAGCGCCGGGTGCTCGAAGCTGCAGATGAGGCGGGCACCGCCCGCTCGCGCCGGGTGCTGATCTGTTCGCCGCACACGGGCGAGGGCAAGACGTTCTGCGCAAGCAATCTCGCCATCGCGCTGGCGGCCGAAAGGGACAGGGAAGTGCTGCTGATCGATGCGGACTTCGCCAAGCCCTCGATCCTCTCGACCTTCGGCCTGCCCAGGGGGCCGGGTTTCATGGACAGCCTCGCCGACGAGCGCGCCGTGCCGGAGGATCTGGTTATCGGCACCGATATTCCCGGCCTCTGGGTCCTCCCCGCAGGCGACCAGACCAATGTCGACAGCGAATACCTTTCCAGCCGGCGTACCGCGGAGGTGCTGGACCGGCTCACCATCGGGGCGCCCAATCGCATTCTGATCTTCGATTCGCCCCCCGCGCTGGCGGCGTCGCCCGCGGCCGAACTCGCCCGGCATGTGGGCCAGGCGATCCTGGTCGCCCGCGCCGATGCGACCTCGCAAAGCGCGCTGGAGGATGCCGTCGAGCTTCTTTCGGGATGCCCCGACGTCAAGCTGATGCTCAACGACGCGCACTTCAGCCCCAGCGGCCGCAAGTTCGGAACCTATTATGGGTATGGGGAGTAA
- a CDS encoding XrtA/PEP-CTERM system exopolysaccharide export protein, whose protein sequence is MPIARISHSFAAGAVAALSLAGCAAGGGAELPPASFVAMQEGPGEEYVIGPLDELTIHVWRNPELGAEKIQVRPDGRITTPLVADMPAVGKTPAMLAEDIRLQLSQYIEEPLVSVIVTNFAGTFSQQIRVIGATEKPASIPYRANMTVLDAMIAVGGLSEFAAGNRAKLIRFDKQAGRQREYALRLGDLLKEGDSRANVMLQPGDVIIIPESMF, encoded by the coding sequence ATGCCCATCGCTCGAATTTCCCATTCTTTCGCCGCCGGCGCGGTCGCGGCGCTCTCTCTGGCAGGCTGTGCTGCCGGCGGGGGGGCGGAGCTGCCGCCGGCGTCGTTCGTCGCCATGCAGGAAGGGCCGGGCGAGGAATATGTCATCGGCCCGCTCGACGAGTTGACGATCCACGTCTGGCGCAATCCCGAACTCGGGGCCGAGAAGATCCAGGTGCGGCCCGACGGGCGGATCACCACGCCGCTCGTCGCCGACATGCCCGCGGTCGGCAAGACGCCGGCAATGCTCGCGGAAGACATTCGCCTGCAGCTCTCGCAATATATCGAGGAGCCGCTGGTCTCCGTCATCGTGACCAATTTCGCAGGCACGTTCAGCCAGCAGATCCGGGTCATCGGCGCGACCGAGAAGCCGGCCTCGATCCCCTATCGCGCCAATATGACCGTGCTCGACGCGATGATCGCGGTCGGCGGGCTCAGCGAATTTGCCGCCGGCAATCGGGCCAAGCTGATCCGGTTCGACAAGCAGGCCGGCCGCCAGCGCGAATATGCCCTGCGGCTGGGCGACCTGCTCAAGGAAGGCGACAGCCGCGCGAACGTCATGCTCCAGCCAGGGGACGTGATCATCATCCCCGAAAGCATGTTCTGA
- a CDS encoding XrtA/PEP-CTERM system-associated ATPase, with translation MFEDFYGLTGRPFQLTPDPDFYFESTTHRKALSYLGYGMAQGEGFIVITGEVGAGKSTLVAHLMQKIDHSRMTVGQIVTSNLDGEELVYVVAQSFGLDIEGHDKAGALGAIEAFLHEEARSGRRCMLVVDESQNLSVEALEELRMLSNFQLGSHPLLQTLLLGQPEFRQVLAEHPALEQLRQRVIATHHLEPMGEEEIEPYIAHRLRCVGWDGNPEFDRRIFAELHQAAGGIPRKVNQVATRLLLLGAVEQRTRIDSAMLRAVLEEMQRDSASSETEPGATKPRLGPVPASGPVKHAARAGAAEEPQAPAEPSVDLMAMLAERDAQIAELQQAVIELSHAIERGDGETADLNERVAAFGRRLDEQERSVREVLAMLIEWIETGQPPRVAA, from the coding sequence ATGTTCGAAGATTTCTACGGCCTGACCGGGCGCCCCTTTCAACTGACGCCCGACCCCGATTTCTATTTCGAAAGCACGACCCATCGCAAGGCGCTGTCCTACCTCGGCTATGGCATGGCGCAGGGCGAAGGCTTCATCGTCATCACGGGCGAGGTCGGCGCGGGCAAGTCCACCCTCGTCGCGCACCTGATGCAGAAGATCGACCACAGCCGGATGACCGTGGGCCAGATCGTCACCAGCAATCTCGACGGCGAAGAACTGGTCTATGTCGTGGCCCAGAGCTTCGGCCTCGATATCGAAGGGCACGACAAGGCCGGCGCGCTGGGCGCGATCGAGGCTTTCCTGCACGAAGAGGCGCGCAGCGGGCGCCGCTGTATGCTGGTGGTCGACGAATCGCAGAACCTCAGCGTCGAGGCGCTGGAAGAGCTGCGGATGCTGTCCAATTTCCAGCTCGGCTCGCATCCGCTGTTGCAGACGCTGCTGCTGGGCCAGCCCGAATTCCGGCAGGTCCTTGCCGAGCATCCGGCTCTGGAACAGCTGCGCCAGCGTGTGATCGCCACGCACCATCTCGAACCGATGGGCGAGGAGGAGATCGAGCCTTATATCGCGCATCGCCTCCGGTGCGTGGGATGGGACGGCAATCCCGAATTCGACCGGCGCATCTTTGCCGAGCTGCACCAGGCGGCGGGGGGCATTCCGCGCAAGGTGAACCAGGTGGCGACGCGCCTCCTGCTGCTGGGCGCGGTGGAGCAGCGCACGCGGATCGACAGCGCCATGCTGCGCGCGGTGCTGGAGGAAATGCAAAGGGACAGCGCCTCTTCCGAAACCGAGCCGGGCGCGACGAAGCCCAGGCTCGGCCCGGTTCCGGCCTCGGGCCCGGTCAAGCACGCGGCGCGGGCGGGCGCGGCGGAGGAGCCGCAGGCACCGGCCGAGCCGTCCGTCGACCTGATGGCGATGCTCGCCGAACGCGACGCCCAGATCGCCGAGCTTCAGCAGGCGGTGATCGAACTGTCGCACGCGATCGAACGCGGCGACGGGGAGACTGCCGACCTGAACGAGCGGGTCGCGGCTTTCGGGCGGCGGCTGGACGAGCAGGAGCGGTCGGTGCGCGAAGTGCTCGCCATGCTGATCGAGTGGATCGAAACCGGACAGCCGCCCCGCGTTGCGGCCTGA
- a CDS encoding XrtA system polysaccharide chain length determinant, producing the protein MNEVFEELQAALHSAWHRRWLVLAVAWGVCILGWLAVAMIPNTYESKARVFVQLDDVLSQQIGIANAGKGEIERVRKTLASSVNLEKVVRSTRLGDDVTTPSQMERTVAGLAESVKVVSTEDNLFEITAQIGKSSLSDAENAALAQDVVQKMIDIFREENIAGSRGEVAETIVFLDQQLEDRKRELEAAEQRRLAFEAQHPDLIGGTGTLSTRLQQLRAEMRGVDADLAAAQSALAAVNGQIAGTPRTLVTAGEGGGARGALMQARSQLAAMQARGLTDNHPDVAALQRQIDLLEKQVANEGPNASGTVNPAYSSLVAIRAERDANVQALMSRKAALQADLSAMMASQADEPAVAAEANRISRDYEVLKTKYDELLRDREEMRLRGQVESERSSFSFEVIDPPSTPRAPAAPNRPILLIGVLILGIGAGVGAAFAFGQIRSTFATGARLERSLGLPVIGTISHAMTDAGRVLARKRMRMFAAGSASLAGVCVLLLAVEFVQRGMVG; encoded by the coding sequence ATGAACGAGGTTTTCGAAGAACTGCAGGCGGCGCTGCATTCGGCATGGCACCGGCGCTGGCTGGTGCTGGCAGTGGCCTGGGGCGTGTGCATCCTGGGCTGGCTGGCAGTCGCGATGATCCCGAACACCTACGAATCGAAGGCGCGCGTCTTCGTCCAGCTCGACGACGTGCTGTCGCAGCAGATCGGCATTGCCAATGCCGGCAAAGGCGAAATCGAGCGCGTGCGCAAGACGCTCGCAAGTTCGGTCAATCTGGAAAAGGTCGTCCGCTCGACCCGGCTCGGCGACGACGTGACCACGCCATCGCAGATGGAACGCACGGTCGCCGGCCTGGCCGAAAGCGTCAAGGTCGTCAGCACCGAAGACAACTTGTTCGAAATCACCGCACAGATCGGCAAGTCGAGCCTGTCCGATGCCGAAAACGCGGCGCTGGCGCAGGATGTCGTGCAGAAGATGATCGACATCTTCCGCGAGGAGAACATCGCCGGCAGCCGCGGCGAAGTGGCCGAGACGATCGTGTTCCTCGACCAGCAGCTGGAGGATCGCAAGCGCGAACTGGAAGCTGCCGAGCAGCGGCGTCTCGCGTTCGAAGCCCAGCACCCGGATCTGATCGGCGGGACGGGCACTCTGTCCACCCGTCTGCAGCAACTTCGCGCCGAAATGCGCGGTGTCGATGCCGATCTCGCCGCGGCGCAGAGCGCGCTTGCGGCGGTGAACGGTCAGATCGCCGGCACCCCGCGAACGCTCGTCACTGCGGGCGAGGGCGGCGGCGCGCGCGGCGCGCTGATGCAGGCGCGTTCCCAGCTGGCGGCGATGCAGGCGCGCGGACTGACCGACAACCACCCCGACGTGGCCGCGTTGCAACGCCAGATCGACCTGCTGGAAAAGCAGGTCGCCAACGAAGGCCCGAACGCGTCGGGCACGGTCAACCCGGCTTACAGCTCGCTCGTCGCAATCCGCGCGGAGCGCGACGCGAACGTCCAGGCGCTGATGTCCCGCAAGGCCGCGCTCCAGGCCGATCTGAGCGCGATGATGGCGAGCCAGGCCGACGAACCCGCGGTCGCCGCCGAGGCCAACCGTATCAGCCGCGATTACGAAGTGCTGAAGACCAAGTACGACGAGCTGCTGCGGGACCGCGAGGAAATGCGCCTGCGCGGCCAGGTCGAAAGCGAGCGCAGTTCGTTCAGTTTCGAGGTGATCGACCCGCCTTCCACCCCGCGCGCGCCGGCGGCGCCGAACCGGCCGATATTGCTGATCGGCGTGCTGATCCTCGGGATCGGCGCCGGGGTCGGCGCGGCGTTCGCCTTCGGCCAGATCCGTTCGACGTTCGCCACCGGGGCCAGGCTGGAACGGTCGCTGGGCCTGCCGGTGATCGGCACGATTTCCCACGCGATGACCGACGCCGGACGAGTGCTCGCGCGCAAGCGGATGCGGATGTTCGCGGCCGGCTCTGCGTCGCTGGCCGGGGTCTGCGTGCTGCTCCTCGCGGTCGAATTCGTGCAGCGCGGAATGGTCGGCTGA
- a CDS encoding preprotein translocase subunit YajC has translation MKPSHFLSVCAWATLACAGPAAAQQTANEDARAERGERRASVDPYIEASQVLMAELSPGDDVVTYTQVAAGVDASLTGRNNGGSVSVRYERNIAYGDDMRDSDTVSGVARGYATVVPRTLTIEGGALAARTRVDGNGGATLNPLVGDDSESRIYSAYAGPNLHTRAGDVEVNANYRIGYTRVEAPDALVLEPGENPVDVFDESLAQSAGFHLGTKPGEPLPIGLGVGGGWVQEDVSNLDQRVRDRFVRGDVQVPVGRSLAVVGGVGYEDVEVSSRDAVRDADGNPVIGDDGRFVTDKSAPREIAYDVSGLIWDVGVMWRPSTRTALEAHVGRRYDSTTYYGTFAWAPNARSNVNVAVYDTVSGFGGLLNSALADLPTEFSAARNALSGDFTGCVGSDEGADCLAGVLGSVRSSVFRSRGIAASYGVRLGRIDTGVGAGYQRRKFIAAPGTVLESANGVVDEAYWVNYYLNARLGRNAGFGANAYASRIDSGFAADGEVLVLGASAAYRRSITDRLSARAAVAIDHLDSEATVEDYTSASALLGLRYDF, from the coding sequence ATGAAACCCAGTCATTTTCTCTCGGTCTGCGCGTGGGCGACGCTTGCCTGTGCCGGGCCGGCAGCGGCGCAGCAGACCGCGAACGAGGATGCGCGCGCGGAGCGTGGCGAGCGCCGGGCCAGCGTCGATCCCTATATCGAGGCGTCGCAGGTGCTGATGGCCGAGCTTTCGCCGGGCGACGATGTCGTCACCTACACGCAAGTCGCCGCCGGCGTCGATGCCAGCCTGACCGGCCGCAACAACGGCGGCTCCGTCTCCGTGCGGTATGAACGCAATATCGCATATGGCGACGACATGCGCGATTCCGACACCGTCAGCGGCGTCGCGCGCGGTTATGCGACCGTCGTGCCCCGGACGCTGACGATCGAGGGCGGCGCGCTCGCGGCGCGCACGCGGGTCGACGGCAATGGCGGGGCGACGCTCAACCCGCTGGTGGGCGACGACAGCGAGAGCCGGATCTATTCGGCCTATGCCGGGCCGAACCTCCATACCCGGGCGGGCGATGTGGAGGTGAATGCCAATTACCGCATCGGCTATACCCGCGTGGAAGCGCCCGATGCACTGGTCCTCGAACCCGGGGAAAATCCCGTCGACGTGTTCGACGAGAGCCTGGCGCAGAGCGCCGGGTTCCATCTCGGGACGAAACCGGGCGAACCCCTGCCGATCGGCCTGGGCGTGGGCGGCGGTTGGGTTCAGGAAGACGTGTCCAACCTGGACCAGCGCGTGCGCGACCGGTTCGTGCGCGGCGATGTGCAGGTTCCCGTGGGGCGCAGTCTCGCCGTGGTCGGGGGCGTCGGATACGAGGACGTCGAAGTGTCGAGCCGCGATGCCGTGCGCGATGCCGACGGCAATCCCGTGATCGGCGACGACGGCCGCTTCGTGACCGACAAGAGCGCACCGCGCGAGATCGCCTACGACGTTTCCGGCCTGATCTGGGATGTCGGCGTGATGTGGCGGCCCAGCACGCGCACCGCGCTCGAGGCGCATGTCGGCCGGCGTTACGATTCCACCACCTATTACGGCACCTTCGCCTGGGCGCCGAACGCGCGCAGCAACGTGAACGTCGCGGTTTACGACACGGTGTCCGGCTTCGGCGGCCTGCTCAACAGCGCGCTGGCCGATCTGCCCACGGAATTCAGCGCCGCGCGCAACGCGCTGAGCGGGGATTTCACCGGATGCGTCGGCAGCGACGAAGGGGCGGACTGCCTCGCCGGAGTGCTCGGATCGGTCCGTTCGTCGGTCTTCCGCTCGCGCGGGATTGCGGCGAGTTACGGCGTGCGGCTGGGCCGCATCGATACCGGCGTCGGCGCGGGGTATCAGCGGCGCAAGTTCATCGCGGCCCCCGGCACGGTACTGGAAAGCGCCAACGGCGTGGTCGATGAAGCCTATTGGGTGAATTATTACCTGAACGCCCGGCTGGGCCGCAATGCCGGCTTCGGGGCCAATGCCTATGCGAGCCGGATCGACAGCGGTTTCGCTGCCGACGGCGAGGTCCTCGTGCTCGGCGCGTCGGCCGCCTATCGCCGGTCGATCACCGATCGCCTGTCCGCGCGCGCAGCGGTCGCGATCGACCATCTCGATAGCGAGGCGACGGTCGAAGACTACACGTCGGCATCCGCGCTGCTCGGCCTGCGCTACGATTTCTGA
- a CDS encoding XrtA system polysaccharide deacetylase, translated as MAERPIVNGLSVDVEDWFQVGAFEKVIDRQDWDSLALRVEDNVARILDLFGEAGVKATFFTLGWVAERNGPLMRRIVDAGHELASHGYDHARVFTLDRRRFANDIRHTRKILEDAGGVAVTGYRAPSFSIDARTPWAYDELVEQGYSYSSSVAPVAHDHYGWRAAPRFAFRPVADAALLEIPVTTAILGGRRVAAGGGGFFRVLPYGFSRWAIRQVNRREGRPAIFYFHPWEIDPDQPRVPGAPAKSRLRHYTNLRRMAPKLRELVHEFAWGRMDEIARREGQGAIPLAA; from the coding sequence GTGGCCGAACGCCCGATCGTCAACGGCCTTTCGGTCGATGTCGAGGACTGGTTCCAGGTCGGCGCCTTCGAGAAGGTGATCGACCGCCAGGACTGGGACAGCCTCGCGCTGCGGGTGGAAGACAACGTCGCCCGCATTCTCGACCTGTTCGGGGAAGCGGGCGTGAAGGCGACGTTCTTCACACTCGGCTGGGTGGCGGAACGCAACGGCCCGCTGATGCGGCGGATCGTCGATGCCGGGCACGAACTGGCCAGTCACGGCTACGACCACGCGCGCGTGTTCACGCTCGACCGCCGCCGCTTTGCAAACGACATACGTCACACGCGCAAAATTCTGGAAGATGCCGGCGGCGTCGCAGTAACCGGCTACCGCGCGCCGAGCTTCTCGATCGATGCGCGCACCCCGTGGGCCTACGACGAACTGGTCGAGCAGGGTTACAGCTACTCCTCCAGCGTCGCGCCCGTGGCGCACGACCATTATGGATGGCGCGCGGCGCCGCGGTTCGCTTTCCGCCCGGTCGCGGATGCCGCGCTGCTCGAGATACCGGTGACCACCGCGATCCTCGGCGGGCGCCGGGTCGCGGCGGGCGGCGGCGGGTTTTTCCGCGTGCTGCCCTATGGCTTTTCGCGTTGGGCCATTCGCCAGGTCAACCGGCGCGAGGGGCGCCCGGCGATATTCTATTTCCATCCGTGGGAAATCGATCCGGATCAGCCGCGAGTGCCCGGCGCCCCGGCCAAGTCGCGCCTGCGCCACTATACCAACCTTCGCCGCATGGCCCCCAAGCTGCGCGAACTGGTGCACGAATTCGCCTGGGGCCGCATGGACGAGATCGCCCGCCGCGAGGGGCAGGGCGCGATCCCGCTGGCGGCATGA